From a single Candidatus Defluviilinea gracilis genomic region:
- a CDS encoding DUF1801 domain-containing protein, giving the protein MTTKSPAFDLANIGAPATRALTHEGYTTLKQLTKVSEAELAQLHGVGPRAIRILKEALKARGWSFKPAKAGEKLKKKGSPVSRMDVVDEFLRGLSHPLKAEVEAVRAIIKGASKGINEEIKWKAPSFNYKGEYLVTFNLRDVNRIHLVFHNPMIAKIKSDLLEGDYKDRRMMYFANMKDITAKKSELEKILKQLIKLNS; this is encoded by the coding sequence ATGACCACCAAAAGCCCCGCATTCGACCTCGCCAACATTGGCGCGCCCGCCACACGCGCGTTGACTCACGAAGGCTACACAACCCTCAAGCAGTTGACCAAAGTCTCCGAAGCGGAGTTGGCTCAATTGCATGGGGTCGGTCCGAGGGCGATACGTATTTTGAAAGAGGCGTTGAAAGCAAGGGGCTGGTCGTTCAAGCCAGCCAAAGCAGGCGAGAAGTTGAAGAAGAAAGGCTCGCCCGTCAGCCGCATGGATGTAGTGGATGAATTCCTTCGGGGTTTGAGTCACCCACTCAAAGCGGAGGTAGAGGCGGTGCGGGCGATCATCAAGGGCGCGAGCAAAGGTATCAATGAAGAAATCAAATGGAAAGCGCCATCCTTCAATTACAAAGGCGAGTATTTGGTAACGTTTAATCTGCGTGATGTAAATCGAATCCATCTTGTTTTTCATAACCCGATGATTGCAAAAATAAAAAGTGATTTGCTCGAAGGCGATTACAAAGACAGGCGCATGATGTATTTTGCGAACATGAAGGACATCACGGCAAAGAAATCTGAACTTGAGAAGATTCTCAAGCAGTTGATAAAATTGAATTCATAA
- a CDS encoding thiolase domain-containing protein yields MRPVAILGIGQTQIGEHWDKSLREIGGEAAFAAMQDAGVEQVDALFVGNMLSSTISGQNQLGAFFSDWIGLWKQEAVKVEAACASGAAALRSALMAVAANDADSALVVGVEKMTDKAGHDVTSALATAADADYELEQGISFVGLNALIMRRYMHEFGWKHEDFAPFSINAHANAMHNPFARLHEKISVEKFERSSMVATPINLLDASPIGDGAAAVVIVPAEKVVSLNGKPKITIAGSASSTDTIAVHSRKDPLFLSAAYQSSKRAYEMANVSPEDIDVFELHDAFSIMAALSLEACGFAEKGQGVRLGLEGRISPTGERPVCTRGGLKARGHPVGATGIYQIVEVVQQLRGECGVTQVDGAKIGMAQNIGGSGATIVTHILRAD; encoded by the coding sequence ATGCGACCAGTGGCAATTCTAGGAATCGGACAAACACAGATCGGCGAGCATTGGGACAAATCCCTGCGCGAGATCGGCGGGGAAGCCGCCTTCGCCGCCATGCAAGACGCGGGCGTCGAACAAGTGGACGCGCTCTTCGTCGGCAACATGCTCTCCTCCACCATCAGCGGGCAGAACCAACTCGGCGCGTTCTTTTCGGATTGGATCGGGCTGTGGAAACAGGAAGCGGTGAAAGTGGAAGCCGCCTGCGCTTCGGGAGCGGCGGCGCTTCGTTCCGCCCTTATGGCTGTCGCGGCAAACGACGCGGACTCGGCCCTTGTGGTCGGCGTCGAAAAGATGACCGACAAAGCGGGACACGACGTCACCTCCGCGCTTGCCACCGCCGCCGACGCGGACTACGAATTGGAACAGGGCATCTCCTTCGTCGGGTTGAACGCGCTCATCATGCGGCGGTACATGCACGAGTTCGGCTGGAAGCATGAAGATTTCGCACCGTTCTCGATCAACGCGCACGCGAATGCCATGCACAACCCATTTGCGCGATTGCATGAAAAGATCAGCGTCGAAAAATTCGAGAGGTCGAGCATGGTCGCCACGCCGATCAATCTGCTCGACGCCTCTCCCATCGGCGACGGCGCGGCGGCTGTGGTCATCGTCCCTGCGGAAAAAGTGGTCTCATTAAATGGAAAGCCGAAGATAACAATTGCGGGTTCCGCCTCTTCGACAGATACCATCGCAGTACATTCGCGCAAAGACCCATTGTTTTTATCCGCCGCGTATCAATCGTCGAAGCGCGCGTATGAGATGGCAAACGTTTCACCCGAGGATATTGACGTGTTCGAACTGCACGACGCGTTTTCGATCATGGCGGCGCTGTCGCTCGAGGCGTGCGGGTTCGCGGAAAAAGGGCAGGGGGTGCGACTCGGCTTGGAAGGGCGAATCAGCCCGACCGGGGAAAGACCCGTCTGCACACGCGGGGGACTCAAAGCGCGGGGGCATCCAGTCGGCGCGACGGGAATCTATCAGATCGTGGAGGTTGTCCAGCAATTGCGCGGCGAGTGTGGCGTCACACAAGTGGATGGGGCAAAAATCGGCATGGCGCAAAACATCGGCGGCTCGGGGGCGACGATCGTCACGCACATTTTGAGAGCCGATTGA
- a CDS encoding MFS transporter, with product MKTFYQILANTVIANVTNMTVWFAMIFFMYLETKSVTATSIVSGIFLVFTAGLGIWFGSLVDHNKKKNMMILSGVISLLIYIVGFGIYLAFPAETWKNPTSVTLWVFNVLLLVGVIAGNIRSIAVPTLVTILIPEDDRAKANGLVGTAFGIAFLICSAISGLLVGAGGMFYVLILGIVMMALSIFHMWTLQIPEKEIVHLEQQPKVDLRGTYAVVAAIPGLMAMILFATINNFLGGAFMGLMDAYGLSLVSVQTWGLLFAVISTGFIVGGMIIAKYGLGKNPLFAMFAANIVIWIVSAVFTIQPSIILLAVGMFIYISVVPFIEAAEQTILQKVVPFERQGRVFGFAQSIEQSAAPLTTFLIGPITETFFIPFMTTGAGVGLIGSWFGTGPARGIALVFTVVGIIGLILTVIAMNSKYYKLLSDRYMDGESESPALPEGELA from the coding sequence GTGAAAACTTTTTATCAAATCTTAGCCAATACCGTGATTGCCAACGTCACCAATATGACCGTCTGGTTTGCGATGATCTTTTTTATGTATCTCGAAACGAAATCGGTCACCGCCACTTCAATTGTTTCGGGCATCTTCCTTGTGTTCACCGCTGGGTTGGGGATATGGTTCGGGAGCCTGGTTGACCACAACAAGAAAAAGAATATGATGATTCTTTCGGGCGTGATTTCACTGCTCATTTACATCGTCGGCTTTGGAATCTATCTCGCCTTCCCCGCCGAAACATGGAAGAACCCAACCAGCGTCACGCTCTGGGTTTTCAATGTGCTTCTATTGGTTGGCGTGATCGCAGGCAACATCCGCTCGATTGCCGTGCCGACTCTCGTCACCATTTTGATTCCCGAAGATGACCGCGCCAAAGCCAACGGACTCGTCGGCACAGCCTTCGGCATCGCATTTTTAATTTGTTCCGCCATCAGCGGTTTGTTGGTGGGCGCGGGCGGCATGTTCTATGTGTTGATCCTTGGAATCGTGATGATGGCGCTTTCCATTTTTCACATGTGGACGTTACAAATTCCAGAAAAAGAAATTGTGCATCTCGAACAACAACCCAAAGTGGATTTGCGCGGCACGTACGCAGTCGTCGCCGCCATCCCTGGTTTGATGGCGATGATCCTCTTCGCCACCATCAACAACTTTTTAGGCGGCGCGTTCATGGGACTCATGGATGCGTACGGCCTCTCGCTCGTTTCGGTTCAAACATGGGGCTTGCTTTTCGCAGTCATCAGCACAGGCTTCATCGTCGGCGGGATGATCATTGCAAAATACGGCTTAGGCAAGAATCCATTGTTCGCCATGTTCGCCGCCAACATCGTTATATGGATCGTCTCCGCCGTCTTCACCATTCAACCCTCCATCATTCTGCTGGCAGTCGGCATGTTCATTTATATCAGCGTTGTGCCGTTCATCGAAGCCGCTGAGCAGACGATCCTTCAGAAGGTGGTCCCGTTTGAACGACAGGGACGCGTCTTCGGGTTCGCGCAAAGCATTGAGCAATCTGCCGCGCCTCTGACGACCTTTCTAATTGGTCCAATTACTGAGACATTTTTCATCCCTTTTATGACGACGGGCGCAGGCGTCGGCTTGATCGGCAGTTGGTTCGGGACAGGTCCCGCGCGCGGCATTGCGCTGGTCTTCACGGTGGTAGGTATCATCGGCTTGATCCTCACCGTTATTGCGATGAACTCAAAATATTACAAGTTGTTGTCTGATAGATACATGGACGGCGAAAGCGAGTCGCCAGCCTTGCCTGAAGGCGAGTTGGCGTAA
- a CDS encoding DUF1801 domain-containing protein codes for MSAKKVVKKSTTGLSAEEIAAMKETLKERKMAANKEEMEKAVFAAFAKMNDAERSMAKKIHEIVKAAAPGLTPKTWYGMPAYANAEGKVVCFFQAGSKFGSRYCTFGLTDSARLDDGNMWAAGFALVKISPAEEAKIAALVKRAVN; via the coding sequence ATGAGCGCCAAGAAAGTTGTAAAAAAATCCACCACAGGGTTATCGGCAGAAGAAATAGCGGCGATGAAGGAGACTCTCAAAGAGCGGAAGATGGCGGCGAACAAGGAAGAGATGGAGAAGGCTGTCTTTGCGGCGTTCGCCAAGATGAACGACGCGGAGCGTTCGATGGCGAAAAAGATTCACGAGATCGTCAAAGCCGCCGCGCCCGGGCTCACGCCAAAGACCTGGTACGGGATGCCCGCCTATGCCAACGCGGAGGGCAAGGTGGTGTGTTTCTTTCAGGCAGGGAGTAAGTTCGGCTCGCGGTATTGCACGTTCGGACTCACCGATTCGGCGCGCCTCGACGATGGCAATATGTGGGCGGCTGGTTTTGCGTTGGTGAAGATATCCCCTGCGGAGGAAGCGAAGATTGCCGCGCTCGTGAAAAGAGCAGTCAACTAA
- a CDS encoding dihydrofolate reductase family protein: MSKVIAIMSMSLDGFVAGPNDSVSEVFDWYFSSGNVEVRTGGPDSMTFKVSEPSAGHIRSLTSELGAVLTGRRTFEVAGGWGGNHSWGPAFVLTHSIPAGWPRPNSTVHFVTDGIESAVEKAKAAAGGKSVGMHGPDTIQQCIKAGLLDEISVDIAAIFLGSGVRLFDHLAGTRAALGSPAVIQGVGVTHLRYPVSYA; this comes from the coding sequence ATGTCGAAAGTAATTGCAATCATGTCTATGTCGCTAGATGGCTTTGTCGCCGGCCCGAATGACAGCGTGTCCGAAGTCTTCGATTGGTACTTCAGCTCGGGAAATGTTGAAGTCCGCACAGGGGGACCGGATTCGATGACATTCAAGGTGTCCGAGCCGAGCGCTGGGCACATTCGTAGTCTCACCTCCGAGCTGGGGGCAGTCCTTACGGGACGACGCACTTTTGAAGTTGCTGGAGGCTGGGGCGGGAATCACTCTTGGGGACCTGCCTTTGTCCTGACACACAGCATCCCTGCTGGCTGGCCGCGTCCGAATTCAACGGTCCATTTCGTGACGGACGGTATCGAAAGCGCTGTGGAGAAAGCGAAAGCCGCCGCGGGTGGAAAATCGGTCGGAATGCATGGTCCCGATACCATCCAGCAATGCATCAAAGCTGGGCTCCTGGACGAAATTAGCGTTGATATAGCCGCGATCTTTCTGGGTTCCGGAGTCCGCCTCTTTGATCACCTCGCAGGTACAAGGGCCGCACTTGGGAGCCCGGCGGTAATTCAAGGTGTCGGCGTGACGCATTTGCGCTACCCGGTGAGTTATGCGTAA
- a CDS encoding DUF1801 domain-containing protein, translating to MNKDKKVDAYIASFDEPLRAKLSEIRKLIRRLAPQASELISNDMPGYILHDSLVWFAGIGERVALYPRGHHFKKAYAKELVGYQTIKGAILFSSDVALPITLITKIIKDRVDQNILVAKPLPEGFPAKLALPVKRALAVAKITSLDILASYSEKEILDLHGIGPSDFPLLRSALQVVGLKFRRDE from the coding sequence ATGAATAAAGATAAAAAAGTAGACGCATATATCGCCTCATTTGATGAACCTCTACGCGCTAAATTAAGTGAGATTCGAAAGCTCATTCGACGTCTCGCGCCACAGGCTAGCGAATTAATCAGCAATGATATGCCTGGTTATATCTTGCACGATAGTTTAGTTTGGTTTGCTGGAATTGGAGAGCGCGTTGCTTTATATCCGCGGGGTCACCATTTTAAGAAAGCCTATGCAAAGGAACTTGTAGGCTATCAGACGATAAAAGGCGCAATCCTGTTCTCGTCCGATGTCGCGTTACCGATTACGTTAATCACAAAAATAATTAAGGATAGGGTAGATCAAAATATACTTGTTGCAAAGCCGCTCCCCGAAGGTTTTCCAGCAAAACTTGCCTTACCAGTCAAACGAGCGCTGGCAGTTGCCAAGATCACAAGTTTGGATATCCTAGCAAGCTACTCTGAAAAGGAGATTTTAGATTTGCACGGCATAGGTCCGAGTGACTTCCCTTTGTTGCGTTCGGCGTTGCAAGTAGTTGGTCTAAAATTTCGGCGCGACGAGTAG
- a CDS encoding FAD-binding oxidoreductase, with protein MSNKLSITKLRKTFKHVIAPKDADYDKARTAVAGDIDRRPAVIIKVTNVNEVAQVIALVKETGLELAVRSGGHSAFCVNDGGILLDVSLMKNLQIDANTKTAWAESGLTAAEYTRAVAEHGFATGFGDTGSVGIGGITLGGGVGFLVRKHGLTIDNLLAVEVVTADGKILQADESNHADLFWAMRGGGGNFGVATKFKFQLQDLGQAYGGMLFLPATAETVASFLREADSAPEALSTIANVMTAPPMPFLPEDVVGKPILMAMMFYAGDPAQGEQAMTPFRNLATPYADMLRPMAYPEMFPPENGEYHPIAANRTMFLDYVDVSVAETILSHLKKSTGMMAVSQLRVLGGAMTRIPADVTAYAHRKSKIMANLAALYQDLNEKSVHETWVDEFENAIRQSDKGKYVNFINTIGEKELEAAYPASTLEKMRHVKAKYDPTNLFRMNQNISPSNQ; from the coding sequence ATGTCAAACAAACTTTCAATTACAAAACTTCGTAAAACATTCAAGCATGTGATCGCGCCCAAAGATGCAGATTATGACAAAGCGCGAACCGCTGTCGCGGGCGATATTGACCGCCGCCCTGCTGTCATCATCAAGGTGACGAATGTAAATGAAGTGGCACAAGTCATCGCGCTTGTAAAAGAAACGGGACTTGAACTCGCCGTCCGCAGTGGCGGACACAGCGCGTTCTGCGTCAACGACGGCGGGATCCTGTTGGATGTTTCGCTGATGAAAAATTTGCAGATTGATGCGAACACAAAAACCGCGTGGGCTGAGTCGGGGCTCACCGCCGCGGAATATACGCGTGCGGTTGCCGAACACGGTTTCGCCACAGGCTTCGGCGACACGGGTTCGGTCGGCATTGGCGGCATAACGCTTGGCGGCGGCGTTGGCTTTCTCGTCCGCAAGCACGGGCTGACGATTGATAATTTGCTCGCCGTGGAAGTCGTCACCGCCGACGGAAAAATTTTGCAAGCCGATGAATCGAATCACGCCGATTTATTTTGGGCGATGCGCGGCGGCGGCGGAAACTTTGGCGTGGCGACGAAATTCAAATTTCAATTGCAGGATTTGGGTCAAGCGTACGGCGGAATGCTGTTCCTCCCAGCCACAGCGGAGACAGTCGCTTCTTTCTTAAGGGAGGCTGATTCGGCTCCCGAGGCATTATCCACCATTGCAAACGTGATGACCGCGCCCCCGATGCCGTTCCTGCCCGAGGACGTGGTTGGCAAGCCCATCCTCATGGCGATGATGTTTTATGCGGGCGACCCTGCACAAGGCGAACAGGCGATGACTCCGTTCCGCAATCTCGCCACACCCTATGCCGACATGCTCCGCCCGATGGCTTACCCTGAAATGTTCCCGCCAGAGAATGGAGAGTATCATCCCATTGCCGCAAACCGCACGATGTTTTTGGATTACGTGGATGTATCAGTTGCTGAAACCATCTTGAGTCACTTGAAGAAATCAACAGGCATGATGGCGGTGAGTCAACTGCGCGTGTTGGGCGGAGCGATGACGCGCATCCCAGCGGATGTCACTGCGTATGCTCATCGCAAGTCGAAGATTATGGCGAACCTTGCCGCGTTGTATCAAGACCTGAATGAAAAATCCGTCCACGAAACATGGGTGGATGAATTTGAGAACGCCATTCGACAAAGCGACAAGGGCAAGTACGTCAACTTCATCAACACTATCGGCGAGAAAGAACTCGAAGCGGCGTACCCAGCCTCCACGTTGGAAAAGATGCGCCACGTCAAAGCGAAATATGATCCCACGAATCTATTCCGCATGAATCAGAATATCTCTCCGTCCAATCAATAA
- a CDS encoding VOC family protein — translation MDTNSWVKEITTVTLFVEDLPATKQFYLQIFGLPVVFEDKDSCVFKFGNTLVNLLKSSEAKELIEPANVGSRDAGPRFVFTIGVDDVDAMCAELATRGVKLLNGPMDRPWGVRTASFMDPSGTIWEIAK, via the coding sequence ATGGATACAAATTCGTGGGTAAAAGAAATTACGACGGTTACTTTGTTTGTCGAAGACCTGCCTGCGACAAAACAATTTTATTTACAGATCTTTGGGTTGCCAGTAGTTTTTGAAGATAAAGATTCGTGCGTGTTCAAGTTCGGGAACACGCTGGTCAACCTTTTGAAATCTAGCGAGGCAAAGGAACTCATCGAACCTGCGAACGTGGGGAGCCGTGACGCTGGCCCCCGCTTTGTCTTCACGATTGGCGTTGACGATGTGGACGCAATGTGCGCCGAGTTGGCGACGCGCGGCGTGAAACTGCTGAACGGTCCGATGGATCGCCCGTGGGGTGTGCGGACCGCTAGTTTTATGGATCCCAGCGGTACTATTTGGGAGATTGCGAAGTAA
- a CDS encoding PilZ domain-containing protein, with amino-acid sequence MSDKRKIDRRDFTYYMQVKDESTKQTIGYLSDISSGGFKLDSPKNIPPGKDFHMLIDLTPDISEKETMVFIARSKWTRPDYVDPNTFNVGFEIVNISPSDMLVFQRMFEKYGSEKTARKKSSNDYLWR; translated from the coding sequence ATGTCAGATAAGAGAAAGATCGATCGCCGCGACTTTACCTATTACATGCAGGTTAAGGATGAATCGACAAAGCAGACCATCGGTTATCTATCGGATATCAGTTCGGGCGGGTTCAAACTTGATTCGCCGAAGAATATTCCGCCGGGCAAGGATTTTCACATGCTGATCGACCTGACGCCCGACATCTCCGAGAAAGAGACGATGGTGTTCATTGCGCGCAGTAAGTGGACGCGCCCCGATTACGTGGACCCGAACACGTTCAACGTGGGGTTTGAGATCGTCAATATTTCGCCGAGCGATATGCTGGTCTTCCAGCGCATGTTTGAAAAGTACGGCTCGGAAAAAACAGCGCGGAAAAAAAGTTCGAACGATTATTTGTGGCGATGA
- a CDS encoding MarR family transcriptional regulator, translating to MANSKTELKKRAFMAVRDYGVNLKLFQNAVDEKAGLNTTDTECLRLLFQKGTATPTEIAKHTGLTSGATTAMLDRLENAKLIERKPNLADRRGTLITPAKSAAEKVAAWFQPARNALDELIASYSAEELEIISGIFERFAKLWDDERGKLKRG from the coding sequence ATGGCAAACTCCAAAACAGAATTAAAAAAACGAGCCTTTATGGCAGTCAGGGATTATGGCGTCAACTTAAAGTTATTCCAAAATGCTGTGGATGAAAAGGCGGGTCTCAACACAACCGACACGGAATGTCTTAGGTTGCTGTTTCAAAAAGGCACTGCCACGCCCACTGAAATTGCCAAACATACAGGTCTCACCTCTGGCGCAACCACCGCCATGCTGGACAGACTTGAAAATGCAAAATTAATTGAGCGAAAACCAAACCTCGCTGACAGACGTGGAACTTTAATCACGCCTGCAAAATCAGCCGCAGAAAAAGTGGCGGCATGGTTTCAACCAGCCCGAAACGCCCTGGACGAATTAATTGCGAGTTATTCAGCAGAGGAATTAGAAATCATCTCTGGCATTTTTGAACGATTCGCAAAACTATGGGATGATGAACGCGGGAAGTTGAAAAGAGGATAA
- a CDS encoding 1-acyl-sn-glycerol-3-phosphate acyltransferase: protein MKFRLIRSIIRFIMNLIADIEVRGLEKMPPGNLIGASNHLGRLDTAALLCVVEREDIIMPVAEKYKNHWLFGLIGRAANAIWLNRFEADFSALREILARMEKGGLLVIAPEGTRSKSEALQEAKLGVAFLASKSGFPVLPVAATGTEDRVVLENLKRFRRAKIVVRVGDPIRIEIPKGKGREQALRAATDEIMCQIGAMLPESYRGFYANHPRLLELVNHHDPAST, encoded by the coding sequence ATGAAATTCAGACTGATCCGTTCCATCATCCGTTTCATCATGAACTTGATCGCCGATATCGAAGTGCGCGGGCTGGAAAAAATGCCGCCCGGCAACTTGATCGGCGCGTCGAACCACCTCGGCAGGCTGGATACCGCCGCCCTGCTATGCGTGGTGGAGCGCGAAGACATCATCATGCCGGTGGCTGAGAAGTACAAGAACCACTGGTTGTTCGGTCTCATTGGGCGCGCCGCCAACGCCATCTGGCTCAACCGCTTCGAAGCCGATTTTTCCGCGTTGCGCGAGATTCTGGCGCGCATGGAAAAGGGCGGTTTGCTGGTGATCGCGCCGGAGGGCACGCGCTCAAAGAGCGAAGCATTGCAAGAGGCAAAACTCGGCGTGGCGTTTCTCGCCAGCAAAAGCGGATTCCCTGTGTTGCCAGTTGCGGCGACCGGGACAGAAGACCGCGTCGTTCTGGAAAACTTGAAGCGCTTCCGGCGCGCGAAGATCGTAGTCAGAGTGGGCGACCCGATCCGCATTGAAATCCCTAAAGGGAAGGGACGCGAACAAGCCCTGCGCGCGGCCACCGATGAAATCATGTGCCAGATCGGCGCGATGCTCCCTGAGTCGTACCGCGGCTTTTATGCGAACCATCCGCGCTTGCTTGAACTTGTGAACCATCATGATCCTGCGTCTACTTAG
- a CDS encoding 1-acyl-sn-glycerol-3-phosphate acyltransferase — MILRLLRALIRLALNLICRFEIRGKQYVPLTGGMILAANHIGFLDLILVYFAINRTDLFIPVAEKWEKVGWIRALSGPLNMIFVDRFNPDLKAIRKMIALMEQGKCLIIAPEGTRSPTGALIAGKPGVAYLAARSGFPVVPVGITGTEDKLVVGNLKRLRKSLITLTGGKPFTISPLPNKERDAALQNATDEIMCQIAALLPESYRGVYAKHPRAQEILHGSMLEEK; from the coding sequence ATGATCCTGCGTCTACTTAGAGCGCTTATCCGCCTGGCGCTCAACCTGATCTGCCGTTTTGAAATTCGCGGCAAACAATATGTTCCGCTCACCGGCGGGATGATCCTTGCGGCGAATCACATCGGCTTCCTCGACCTGATATTGGTCTACTTCGCCATCAACCGCACGGACTTGTTCATCCCTGTGGCGGAAAAATGGGAAAAGGTTGGGTGGATTCGCGCGCTCAGCGGTCCATTGAACATGATCTTCGTAGATCGCTTCAATCCGGACTTGAAAGCGATTCGGAAAATGATCGCCCTCATGGAGCAAGGCAAGTGTCTGATCATCGCCCCCGAGGGGACGCGTTCGCCTACCGGCGCGCTGATCGCAGGCAAGCCGGGCGTCGCTTACCTGGCGGCGCGTTCGGGCTTCCCAGTCGTGCCTGTGGGAATCACAGGCACGGAGGACAAACTTGTCGTCGGCAACCTCAAACGCCTGCGAAAATCGCTCATCACGTTAACCGGGGGCAAGCCGTTCACCATCTCCCCGCTCCCCAACAAAGAGCGCGATGCCGCGCTACAAAACGCCACAGATGAGATCATGTGCCAGATCGCCGCGCTCCTGCCCGAATCCTATCGCGGCGTGTACGCGAAGCATCCGCGCGCGCAGGAGATCCTTCATGGTTCAATGTTAGAGGAGAAATAA